The following coding sequences are from one Eucalyptus grandis isolate ANBG69807.140 chromosome 11, ASM1654582v1, whole genome shotgun sequence window:
- the LOC104425905 gene encoding mogroside IE synthase, with translation MEDSRKSHKPHCLVLSFPAQGHINPMLQFSKRLIHKGAGVTFVTTRFMSKTLHGLSSNPSISLESISDGFDDGGMKAASSREAYLERFWKIGPETLSELVERLISSGRPPSCIVYNSFLPWALDVAQKYGLVGAVFFTMSCAVSSVFYHCQKGLLEVPVRKQVLLPGMPPLEPQDMPSYVSDPESYPANLGVLVGQFSNLDKVDWVLCNTVYELEQELVDWFMKVMPFRTIGPTVPSSYLDNRLEQDTEYGLSIFQPEHDTTMKWLSTKPKGSVVYVSFGSVAELKIDQMQEIAMGLKRSNRYFLWVVRSSEEDKLPQDYAKETAQKGLIVTWCPQLEVLAHEALGLFLTHCGWNSTLEALTLGVPMMAIPQWTDQPTNAKHIMDVWKMGLRPPVDERGVVRSEDIENCIREIMEGERGKEMRENAGKWRKIIKEAVSEGGSSDRNIEEFVASLIDKL, from the exons ATGGAGGATTCAAGAAAATCCCACAAGCCACATTGTTTAGTGCTATCATTCCCAGCACAAGGCCATATCAACCCCATGCTCCAATTCTCCAAGCGCCTAATCCACAAAGGCGCCGGAGTCACTTTTGTCACCACCAGATTCATGTCCAAGACCCTTCATGGATTGTCCTCTAACCCCTCGATTTCACTTGAGAGTATCTCTGATGGCTTCGATGATGGCGGCATGAAGGCCGCCAGTAGCCGCGAAGCCTACCTCGAGCGCTTTTGGAAGATCGGTCCAGAGACACTGAGCGAATTGGTCGAGAGGCTGATCTCTAGTGGCCGGCCACCGAGTTGCATTGTCTACAACTCGTTCTTGCCTTGGGCTCTTGATGTGGCCCAGAAGTACGGGCTGGTTGGGGCTGTTTTCTTCACCATGTCCTGTGCTGTAAGCAGTGTGTTTTACCACTGCCAAAAGGGACTGCTTGAGGTCCCCGTTCGTAAGCAGGTTTTGCTTCCTGGGATGCCTCCTCTTGAGCCTCAGGATATGCCAAGTTATGTGTCTGATCCGGAGTCATACCCAGCTAACCTTGGCGTGCTTGTGGGTCAGTTCTCCAATCTTGACAAAGTGGACTGGGTGCTTTGCAACACGGTGTATGAGCTGGAACAAGAA CTAGTGGACTGGTTCATGAAGGTCATGCCATTTAGGACCATAGGGCCAACAGTGCCTTCCTCCTATTTGGACAACAGGCTTGAACAAGACACAGAATATGGTCTCAGCATCTTCCAACCAGAACACGACACCACCATGAAATGGCTGAGCACAAAGCCAAAAGGGTCGGTTGTGTATGTCTCTTTTGGGAGTGTAGCAGAGCTAAAGAttgatcaaatgcaagaaaTTGCAATGGGACTAAAGAGAAGCAACCGTTATTTTCTCTGGGTGGTGAGGTCATCTGAAGAAGACAAACTCCCGCAAGACTATGCAAAAGAGACAGCCCAAAAGGGTCTAATCGTAACATGGTGTCCTCAACTGGAAGTCCTAGCGCATGAAGCACTAGGGCTTTTTCTGACACATTGCGGTTGGAACTCAACTTTGGAAGCGCTCACTTTGGGTGTGCCGATGATGGCGATCCCGCAATGGACCGACCAGCCCACGAATGCCAAGCACATAATGGATGTGTGGAAGATGGGGCTGAGGCCACCTGTTGATGAGAGAGGTGTTGTGAGGAGTGAAGATATAGAGAATTGCATCAGGGAGATAATGGAAGGGGAAAGAGGGAAGGAGATGAGAGAAAATGCAGGAAAGTGGaggaaaataatcaaagaaGCAGTCAGTGAAGGCGGAAGCTCTGATAGAAACATCGAGGAGTTTGTTGCTAGTTTGATTGATAAGTTGTAA
- the LOC104425904 gene encoding UDP-glycosyltransferase 74E2, with translation MEASRKSHKPHCLVLSFPAQGHINPMLQFSKRLIHKGAGVTFVTTRFMSKTLHGLSSNPSISLESISDGFDDGGMKAASSPEAYLERFWKIGPETLSELVERLISSGRPPSCIVYNSFLPWALDVAQKYGLVGAVFFTMSCAVSSVFYHCQKGLLEVPVRKQVLLPGMPPLEPQDMPSYVSDPESYPAYLGMLVGQFSNLDKVDWVLCNTVYELEQELVDWFMKVMPFRTIGPTVPSFYLDNRLEQDREYGLSIFQPEHDTTMKWLSTKPKGSVVYVSFGSVAELKIDQMQELAMGLKRSNRYFLWVVRSFEEDKLPQDYAKETAQKGLIVTWCPQLEVLAHEALGIFLTHCGWNSTLEALTLGVPMMAIPQWTDQPMNAKHIMDVWKMGLRPPVDERGVVRNEDIENCIREIMEGERGKEMRENAGKWRKITKEAVSEGGSSDRNIEEFVAKLIDKV, from the exons ATGGAGGCTTCAAGGAAATCCCACAAGCCACACTGTTTAGTGCTATCATTCCCAGCACAAGGCCATATCAACCCCATGCTCCAATTCTCCAAGCGCCTAATCCACAAAGGCGCCGGAGTCACTTTTGTCACCACCAGATTCATGTCCAAGACCCTGCATGGATTGTCCTCTAACCCCTCGATTTCACTTGAGAGTATCTCTGATGGCTTCGATGATGGCGGCATGAAGGCCGCCAGTAGCCCCGAAGCCTACCTCGAGCGCTTCTGGAAGATCGGTCCAGAGACACTGAGCGAATTGGTCGAGAGGCTGATCTCTAGTGGCCGGCCACCGAGTTGCATTGTCTACAACTCGTTCTTGCCTTGGGCTCTTGATGTGGCCCAGAAGTACGGGCTGGTTGGGGCTGTTTTCTTCACCATGTCCTGTGCTGTAAGCAGTGTGTTTTACCACTGCCAAAAGGGACTGCTTGAGGTCCCCGTTCGTAAGCAGGTTTTGCTTCCTGGGATGCCTCCTCTTGAGCCTCAGGATATGCCAAGTTATGTGTCTGATCCGGAGTCATACCCAGCTTACCTTGGCATGCTTGTGGGTCAGTTCTCCAATCTTGACAAAGTGGACTGGGTGCTTTGCAACACAGTTTATGAGCTGGAACAAGAA CTAGTGGACTGGTTCATGAAGGTCATGCCATTTAGGACCATAGGGCCAACAGTGCCTTCCTTCTATTTGGACAACAGGCTTGAGCAAGACAGAGAATATGGTCTCAGCATCTTCCAACCAGAACACGACACCACCATGAAATGGCTGAGCACAAAGCCAAAAGGGTCGGTTGTGTATGTCTCTTTTGGGAGTGTAGCAGAGCTAAAGATTGACCAAATGCAAGAACTTGCAATGGGACTAAAGAGAAGCAACCGTTATTTTCTCTGGGTGGTGAGGTCATTTGAAGAAGACAAACTCCCCCAAGACTATGCAAAAGAGACAGCCCAAAAGGGTCTAATCGTAACATGGTGTCCTCAACTGGAAGTCCTAGCGCATGAAGCACTAGGGATTTTTCTGACACATTGCGGTTGGAACTCAACTTTGGAAGCGCTCACTTTGGGTGTGCCGATGATGGCGATCCCGCAATGGACCGACCAGCCCATGAATGCCAAGCACATAATGGATGTGTGGAAGATGGGGCTGAGGCCACCTGTTGATGAGAGAGGTGTTGTGAGGAATGAAGATATAGAGAATTGCATCAGGGAGATAATGGAAGGGGAAAGAGGGAAGGAGATGAGAGAAAATGCAGGAAAGTGGAGGAAAATAACCAAAGAAGCAGTCAGTGAAGGTGGAAGCTCTGATAGAAACATCGAGGAGTTTGTTGCTAAATTGATTGATAAGGTGTAA